From the genome of Gracilibacillus salitolerans, one region includes:
- the spxA gene encoding transcriptional regulator SpxA: protein MVTLYTSPSCTSCRKAKAWLEEHDIPFTERNIFSEPLTLDEIKEILRMTEDGTDEIISTRSKVFQKLNVNLDQLPLKDLFQLIQDNPGLLRRPIILDEKRLQVGYNEDEIRRFLPRTVRTFQLREAQRMVN from the coding sequence ATGGTAACACTTTATACCTCGCCAAGTTGTACATCATGTCGTAAAGCGAAAGCATGGTTAGAGGAACACGATATTCCGTTTACAGAACGCAACATATTCTCAGAACCATTAACGCTTGATGAGATTAAAGAAATATTAAGAATGACGGAAGACGGAACAGATGAGATCATTTCAACTCGTTCAAAAGTATTCCAGAAATTAAATGTAAACTTGGATCAGCTTCCATTGAAAGATTTATTCCAATTGATTCAAGATAATCCTGGATTGTTAAGAAGACCAATCATTCTAGATGAGAAAAGACTACAAGTTGGATATAACGAAGATGAAATTCGTCGCTTCTTGCCACGAACTGTTCGTACTTTCCAACTACGAGAAGCACAGAGAATGGTAAACTAA
- a CDS encoding ABC transporter ATP-binding protein: MDPILDVRNLHVSFDTYGGTVQAVRGVNFALKKGETLAIVGESGSGKSVTTKALMGLVAKPAGHIPEGEILFDGKDLTKLSNKEMQKIRGKDMSMIFQDPMTSLNPTMKIGKQIMEGLILHQKLSKAAARKRAIELLELVGIPDPSKRINQYPHQFSGGMRQRVVIAIALACNPQVLIADEPTTALDVTIQAQILELMKDIQKKMDTSIIFITHDLGVVANVADRVAVMYAGKIVEIGTVDDIFYNPKHPYTWGLLGSMPTVDSDEEKLIAIPGTPPDLMNPPKGDAFAARNEYALQIDLEEEPPLFKVSDTHYAATWLLHDDAPEVEPPEAVKKRMKGIAKGNVSAEEENPS, from the coding sequence ATGGATCCGATTTTAGATGTTCGTAATTTACATGTATCGTTTGATACCTACGGTGGTACAGTTCAAGCGGTAAGAGGTGTGAATTTCGCACTGAAAAAAGGAGAAACGCTAGCGATTGTTGGGGAATCCGGTTCCGGTAAATCCGTAACAACAAAAGCGTTAATGGGGCTTGTTGCGAAACCGGCAGGTCACATTCCTGAAGGAGAAATTCTTTTCGATGGAAAAGATCTAACGAAGCTTTCAAATAAAGAAATGCAAAAAATTCGTGGTAAGGATATGTCGATGATTTTCCAGGATCCGATGACATCCTTAAATCCAACTATGAAAATTGGAAAACAAATCATGGAAGGTTTGATTCTACATCAGAAATTATCGAAAGCAGCGGCTCGAAAACGTGCCATCGAACTGCTAGAGTTAGTAGGTATACCTGATCCTTCCAAACGAATCAATCAATATCCACATCAATTTTCAGGTGGTATGAGACAACGTGTTGTTATTGCGATAGCACTTGCTTGTAATCCGCAAGTATTGATTGCGGATGAACCGACAACAGCACTGGATGTAACTATTCAAGCACAAATTTTAGAATTAATGAAAGATATTCAGAAGAAAATGGATACTTCCATCATTTTTATTACACATGATTTAGGAGTAGTAGCTAACGTAGCGGATCGTGTAGCAGTTATGTACGCTGGTAAAATTGTTGAAATTGGCACAGTGGATGACATTTTCTACAATCCTAAACACCCCTACACATGGGGATTGCTTGGCTCCATGCCGACAGTAGATAGTGATGAAGAAAAATTAATAGCAATACCTGGTACTCCACCTGATTTAATGAATCCGCCAAAAGGAGACGCATTCGCTGCACGGAATGAATATGCCTTACAAATTGACTTAGAAGAGGAACCCCCATTATTTAAGGTTTCTGATACACATTATGCTGCAACTTGGTTATTACATGACGATGCACCTGAAGTGGAACCTCCTGAAGCGGTAAAGAAGCGAATGAAAGGTATTGCCAAAGGTAATGTCTCTGCTGAGGAGGAGAATCCATCATGA
- a CDS encoding GNAT family N-acetyltransferase — translation MNWFEKLNQYFPVEEMKSKQHMELLLKEKGDVYYKDEGPHHVLMYAEFPTFLFIDYVYVSTESRGQGIGHQLMEKLKKKNKPIILEVEPYDYQDSDSTKRLRFYQREGFKHAVSIGYSRKSLATDETNSLEILYWSPTGENEEEIYEQMKRMYEDIHTYKDEEIYGKSYQPVDEVLTYNDDREADDIFEALDKQQENKNK, via the coding sequence ATGAACTGGTTCGAGAAATTAAATCAATATTTCCCTGTTGAGGAAATGAAATCAAAACAGCATATGGAATTACTATTAAAAGAAAAAGGAGATGTTTATTATAAAGATGAAGGTCCTCACCATGTATTAATGTATGCTGAGTTTCCTACTTTTCTTTTTATTGACTATGTCTATGTATCAACGGAATCACGTGGTCAGGGAATCGGCCATCAGCTTATGGAAAAGCTAAAGAAAAAAAATAAGCCGATTATATTAGAAGTTGAACCATACGATTACCAGGATAGTGATTCAACAAAGAGGTTACGCTTTTATCAGCGAGAAGGCTTTAAACATGCCGTATCCATCGGTTATTCAAGAAAATCTTTGGCAACAGATGAAACAAATTCATTAGAAATCTTGTATTGGTCACCAACAGGAGAAAATGAAGAAGAGATTTATGAGCAAATGAAGCGGATGTATGAAGATATTCATACGTATAAGGATGAAGAAATTTACGGAAAATCATATCAGCCTGTTGATGAAGTGTTGACATATAATGATGACCGGGAAGCGGATGATATCTTTGAAGCATTAGATAAACAACAGGAGAATAAAAATAAATAA
- a CDS encoding ABC transporter ATP-binding protein — protein MNKEKILEVKNLKQHFQTGRKSVVKAVDGISFDIYRGETFGLVGESGCGKSTTGRTIIRLYDATSGEVNFNGIDVHGRKSKKDLKQFNRQMQMIFQDPYASLNPRMTVKEIILEGIQIHGLINNESEKTKRVEELLDTVGLNKEHATRYPHEFSGGQRQRIGIARALAVDPEFIIADEPISALDVSIQAQVVNLMKELQKEHGLTYLFIAHDLSMVKYISDRIAVMYFGRIVELADSDELYENPLHPYTKSLLSAIPLPDPDFERNRKRTVYDPAQHDTENAEFREVKPGHWVLCTEEEYKTYQVK, from the coding sequence ATGAATAAAGAAAAAATATTAGAAGTCAAAAATTTAAAACAGCATTTCCAGACAGGGAGAAAGAGTGTCGTTAAAGCTGTAGATGGTATCAGTTTTGACATATACCGTGGCGAAACATTTGGGTTAGTTGGAGAGTCCGGTTGTGGGAAATCGACAACTGGAAGAACGATCATACGTTTATATGATGCGACGAGTGGAGAAGTGAATTTTAATGGTATAGATGTTCACGGACGCAAGTCTAAAAAAGATTTAAAACAATTCAATCGACAGATGCAAATGATTTTCCAAGATCCGTATGCATCCTTAAATCCAAGAATGACAGTAAAAGAGATTATTTTAGAAGGTATCCAGATTCATGGGTTGATTAATAATGAAAGTGAAAAAACGAAACGTGTGGAGGAATTATTAGACACTGTTGGTTTAAATAAAGAGCATGCGACTCGTTATCCGCACGAATTTAGTGGTGGTCAACGTCAACGTATTGGTATTGCAAGAGCATTAGCAGTAGATCCTGAATTTATTATTGCCGATGAACCGATTTCTGCTTTGGATGTATCTATACAGGCACAGGTAGTTAATTTAATGAAAGAACTACAAAAAGAGCATGGACTGACATACCTTTTCATTGCTCATGACCTTTCGATGGTGAAATATATTAGTGACCGTATTGCGGTAATGTATTTTGGAAGGATAGTAGAACTTGCAGATAGTGATGAATTATACGAAAATCCATTGCATCCTTACACGAAGTCGCTGTTGTCAGCAATTCCATTACCGGATCCGGATTTTGAGCGTAATCGTAAGCGAACTGTTTATGATCCTGCACAGCATGATACAGAAAATGCTGAATTTAGAGAAGTCAAACCCGGACATTGGGTATTATGTACAGAAGAAGAATATAAAACATATCAAGTTAAATAA
- a CDS encoding putative glycoside hydrolase has product MRKYIKWSVSTMIAMLMLVAITTTVSAEEEGDTLQAQAHKKKETELFIHELPEALARFSFVSDFQFEYPDAVRGIYVTGNSAGGSRFETLLDLLDSTDLNSMVIDIKEDNGFLTYEPEEELPYEGVAKNYMSDPKEVLKTLEEKGIYPIARIVVFKDSVLAEARPDLSFTKDGEVWANGKDESFVSPFQHEVWEYNLDIAKRAAELGFKEIQFDYVRFPEGFEKRDKELEYDLGDYKDVELNDVKKRVEAVTDFVAYAREELKSYNVDVSVDIFGYAATLEETPGIGQNFSKIADNVDVISSMIYPSHWTPYFGIDFPDKEPYRLVDEYAKVENEVLGALDNPPVSRPWIQDFEAPWLYSGSTFQYGVEEVEAQIKALNENGIDEFLIWNAGNTYTEGVDYTPLD; this is encoded by the coding sequence ATGCGTAAGTACATAAAATGGTCAGTCAGCACGATGATTGCAATGCTTATGTTAGTTGCAATCACCACAACAGTAAGCGCTGAAGAAGAAGGAGATACACTGCAAGCGCAAGCTCATAAGAAGAAGGAAACAGAGCTATTTATTCACGAATTACCAGAAGCATTAGCAAGATTTTCGTTTGTATCTGATTTCCAATTTGAATATCCAGATGCTGTACGTGGAATCTATGTAACCGGTAATTCAGCTGGTGGCAGCCGGTTCGAAACATTATTGGATCTTCTTGATTCAACAGACCTTAATTCGATGGTAATTGATATTAAAGAGGATAATGGATTTCTTACATATGAACCCGAGGAAGAGCTACCCTATGAAGGTGTTGCTAAAAATTATATGAGTGATCCAAAAGAAGTGTTGAAAACACTTGAAGAGAAAGGAATTTATCCAATAGCGCGTATTGTTGTATTTAAAGATTCTGTCTTAGCAGAGGCAAGACCAGATTTATCTTTTACAAAAGATGGTGAAGTTTGGGCAAATGGTAAAGATGAATCCTTTGTAAGTCCATTTCAACATGAAGTGTGGGAATATAACCTTGATATCGCCAAAAGGGCAGCAGAACTTGGTTTTAAAGAAATTCAATTTGATTATGTTCGCTTCCCTGAAGGCTTTGAAAAACGTGATAAGGAATTAGAATATGATCTAGGTGATTATAAAGATGTCGAACTGAACGACGTTAAAAAAAGAGTAGAAGCTGTGACAGATTTTGTTGCATATGCGAGGGAAGAATTAAAATCTTATAATGTTGATGTATCAGTTGATATATTCGGTTATGCAGCAACATTGGAAGAAACACCAGGGATTGGACAAAACTTTTCGAAAATTGCAGATAATGTCGATGTGATTTCATCCATGATTTATCCTAGTCATTGGACGCCATATTTCGGCATTGATTTTCCAGATAAAGAACCATATCGATTAGTGGATGAATATGCCAAAGTTGAAAATGAGGTATTAGGTGCACTAGATAATCCACCTGTATCTAGACCATGGATTCAAGATTTCGAAGCACCATGGCTCTATAGTGGTTCAACTTTCCAGTATGGGGTGGAAGAAGTGGAAGCACAGATAAAGGCTTTAAATGAGAATGGCATCGATGAGTTTTTAATATGGAATGCTGGAAACACATATACTGAAGGGGTCGATTATACACCATTAGATTAA